A window of Gadus chalcogrammus isolate NIFS_2021 chromosome 16, NIFS_Gcha_1.0, whole genome shotgun sequence contains these coding sequences:
- the LOC130405735 gene encoding period circadian protein homolog 2-like, producing the protein MAGCYPEGSGGRDRPELEPALGLASEGSESSQECPASPGSPLENNRKRARPALHEDMEMGGSGSSGSGTESHGNESHGNDSQGNESVGSSSGNGKDSALTESSESNKSSNSHSPSPPSSSTAFSMLSSEQDHPSTSGCSSEQSAKAKTQKELLKTLKDLKMHLPSEKRSKGKSSTLNTLKYALRCIKQVKANEEYYQMLMINDSQPPGPDVSSYTIEEINSITSEYTLKNTDIFAVAVSLITGRIVYISDQAAAILNCKREVFHNAKFVEFLTPQDVGVFYSFTTPYRLPSWSTCTGAESSPTECMQEKSFFCRISGGKEREGALRYYPFRMTPYLMKVQDAQLAEDQLCCLLLAERVHSGYEAPRIPADKRIFTTTHTPNCVFQDVDERAIPLLGYLPQDLIGTPVLLNLHPSDRPLMLAVHKKILQFAGQPFDHSSTRFRAKNGEYVTIDTSWSSFVNPWSRKVSFVIGRHKVCMGPVNEDVFDAPVFHGGKIMDSDIQEISEQVHRALLQPVHQMGSSGYGSHGSNGSHEQLLSAGSTSDSTGALAGGPATATEEETARAKPRTFQEICKGVIMLKNQDPQVCLQPPAPWTPRPEQRLKAADASFPAALTNPLVRLNDLVPKDSTAASMEDLPCKDQSVYSYQQISCLDSVIRYLENCNIPGTVKRKYQFSSHTPSSSDEEKKGSENGFQGPHDTHQGSMMLKGPKKPLAALPLARKAESVVSITSQCSYSSTIVHVGDKKLQPESEIIEDVVESPAPPPPPASVVESPPSQEKEAYRRLGLTKQVLAAHTQKEEQAFLTRCRELGDAHTFQKDCSTYLHRHRRATNAEESSGARGPHKQGAGQPEPGARKGGRNKKSKKPRMKRPDSSDSGMSDRKPRPPLQGLNQTSWSPSEASQSAFSVSYPALVPGYPLSVYAAAQARSACPETPLSSGFAEVQSSQAPPTARPFAAPIVAPVVTLVLPNYLFPQMAPMGQMAAAPSPAFFPEQTQPQPAYTAQTAYQPAYPMQPQAPYATLAPQPFAPRPAFIPQPAFVPPPAFLPQPAFLPQPAFLPQPAFLPQPAFQAPQAAYASTPQPFQTQPAYSPQPHFSLAPQASFGVQTQFVTQAPYPARPFAYAMRAETPTVPDPRDGAASRSSTPSSAGREPPASPAPLFESRCSSPLQLNLLSMEERQRSAERPNAGPPAGPGPPVCGEMGVAPAEDLHQEESPEDEAQSDGNLTSSDLLDLLLQEDSRSGTGSASSGSMGSGSGSGSGSRSGLESGSGSRSSGSRSSGSRGSGSGSRSGVGSGSGSGSGSNGCRTSASGASGSRTGSRNTSKYFGSVDSLGPDPRVKARAKLRGEAGSEAGRPLAPGDRERLQEPLWFLGANTGDQVMMTYQMPSRDIQKVLREDKERLRLMQKSQPCFSSEQWRELVEDHPWMRRGGLPSTINVKECVYCEDAATHPSAEEDHPEMDLGDRVEEKGRQDQIQQPHEAGPQPDLGS; encoded by the exons ATGGCCGGGTGCTACCCCGAGGGAAGCGGTGGACGGGACCGTCCCGAGCTGGAGCCGGCACTGGGCCTGGCGTCCGAGGGAAGCGAGAGCAGCCAGGAGTGCCCGGCCTCGCCTGGGTCGCCGCTCGAGAACAACAGGAAGCGGGCGCGGCCTGCCTTGCACGAGGACATGGAGATGGGGGGCAGCGGCTCCAGCGGAAGCGGGACAGAGTCCCATGGCAACGAGTCCCACGGCAACGATTCTCAAGGCAACGAGTCGGTCGGCAGCTCCAGCGGAAACGGCAAAGACTCCGCCCTGACAGAGTCTTCAGAAAGCAACAAGAG CTCCAACTCCCACAGCCCGTCTCCGCCCAGCAGCTCCACCGCCTTTAGCATGCTGAGCTCTGAACAGGACCACCCGTCCACCAGCGGCTGCAG TAGCGAACAGTCGGCCAAAGCCAAGACGCAGAAGGAGCTGTTGAAGACGCTGAAGGACCTGAAGATGCACCTGCCGTCTGAGAAGAGGAGCAAGGGGAAGTCCAGCACGCTCAACACGCTGAAGTACGCGCTGCGATGCATCAAGCAGGTCAAAG CCAACGAGGAGTACTACCAGATGCTGATGATCAACGACAGCCAGCCCCCCGGGCCCGACGTTTCATCTTACACCATCGAGGAGATCAACAGCATCACCTCGGAGTACACACTGAAGAACACG GATATCTTCGCGGTGGCGGTGTCGCTCATCACAGGGAGGATCGTGTACATCTCGGACCAGGCGGCCGCCATCCTCAACTGCAAGCGGGAGGTGTTCCACAACGCCAAGTTCGTGGAGTTCCTGACGCCGCAGGACGTGGGCGTGTTCTACAGCTTCACCACGCCGTACCGCCTCCCCTCGTGGAGCACGTGCACCGGAGCAG AGTCGTCTCCCACAGAGTGTATGCAGGAGAAGTCCTTCTTCTGCCGCATTAG tggggGTAAGGAGCGCGAGGGGGCCCTGCGCTACTACCCGTTCCGCATGACGCCCTACCTGATGAAGGTGCAGGATGCCCAGCTGGCTGAGGACCAGCTCTGCTGCCTCCTGCTGGCCGAGAGGGTGCACTCCGGCTACGAAG CGCCACGAATCCCTGCCGACAAGCGCATcttcaccaccacacacacgcccaacTGTGTGTTCCAGGACGTGGATGAGAG gGCCATCCCTCTGCTAGGCTACCTGCCCCAGGACCTGATCGGGACCCCCGTGTTGCTCAACCTGCACCCCAGCGACAGGCCTCTCATGTTGGCTGTACATAAAAAGA tcCTGCAGTTCGCCGGCCAGCCCTTCGACCACTCGTCCACGCGCTTCCGCGCCAAGAATGGCGAGTACGTGACCATCGACACCAGCTGGTCGAGCTTCGTCAACCCCTGGAGCCGCAAGGTGTCCTTTGTGATCGGCCGCCATAAAGTCTGCAT GGGTCCCGTGAATGAGGACGTGTTTGATGCACCGGTGTTCCACGGAGGAAAGATCATGGACTCTGACATCCAGGAAATCAGTGAGCAGGTCCATCGAGCGCtgctgcag CCGGTGCACCAAATGGGCTCCAGCGGCTACGGGAGCCACGGGAGCAACGGCTCCCATGAGCAGCTGCTGAGCGCGGGCTCGACCAGCGACAGCACGGGGGCCCTTGCTGGAGGCCCCGCCACCGCCACAGAGGAAGAGACGGCGCGGGCCAAGCCGCGCACCTTCCAGGAGATCTGCAAGGGGGTGATCATGCTGAAGAACCAGGACCCCCAGGTGTGCCTGCAGCCACCCGCGCCCTGGACCCCCAGGCCCGAGCAGAGGCTGAAGGCCGCTGATG CATCCTTTCCGGCTGCACTGACGAATCCCCTGGTCCGTCTGAATGACCTGGTGCCCAAGGACAGTACTGCAGCCAGCATGGAGGACCTCCCCTGTAAAGACCAGAGCGTTTACTCCTACCAGCAGATCAGCTGCCTCGACAGTGTCATCAG GTACCTGGAGAACTGCAACATTCCCGGTACGGTGAAGAGGAAGTATCAGTTCTCCTcccacaccccctcctcctccgacgaGGAAAAGAAGGGCTCGGAGAACGGTTTCCAAGGCCCGCATGACACCCACCAAG GCTCCATGATGCTCAAGGGCCCCAAGAAGCCTCTGGCGGCCCTCCCCCTGGCCCGCAAGGCGGAGAGCGTGGTGTCCATCACCTCTCAGTGCAGCTACAGCAGCACCATCGTCCACGTGGGGGACAAGAAGCTCCAGCCCGAATCTG aGATCATCGAGGACGTGGTGGAGAGCCCtgcgccccctcccccacccgccAGCGTGGTGGAGTCCCCGCCCAGCCAGGAGAAGGAGGCCTACAGGCGCCTCGGCCTCACCAAGCAGGTGCTGGCGGCGCACAcccagaaggaggagcaggcctTCCTGACCCGCTGCCGGGAGCTCGGCGACGCCCACACCTTCCAGAAGGACTGCTCCACCTACCtgcaccgccaccgccgcgccACCAACGCCGAAG AGTCCTCAGGGGCCCGGGGGCCACACAAGCAGGGCGCCGGCCAGCCCGAGCCCGGCGCCAGGAAGGGCGGCCGGAACAAGAAGTCAAAAAAGCCCCGCATGAAGCGTCCCGACTCGTCGGACAGCGGCATGTCCGACcgcaagccccgcccccctctgcaGGGCCTCAACCAGACGTCCTGGTCACCGTCGGAGGCCTCCCAGTCGGCGTTCAGCGTCTCGTACCCGGCCCTGGTTCCGGGTTACCCGCTCTCCGTGTACGCCGCCGCCCAAGCCCGGTCGGCCTGCCCGGAAACCCCCCTCTCCAGCGGCTTCGCTGAGGTCCAGAGCAGCCAGGCTCCTCCCACCGCCAGGCCCTTCGCGGCTCCCATCGTGGCGCCTGTGGTGACGCTGGTGCTGCCCAACTACCTGTTCCCTCAGATGGCTCCGATGGGCCAGATGGCCGCGGCCCCGAGTCCGGCCTTCTTCCCTGAGCAGACGCAGCCCCAGCCGGCGTACACCGCCCAGACGGCCTACCAGCCCGCCTACCCCATGCAGCCGCAGGCCCCCTACGCCACCCTGGCGCCCCAGCCCTTCGCCCCCAGACCGGCCTTCATCCCCCAGCCTGCGTTCGTCCCCCCGCCCGCGTTCCTCCCCCAGCCGGCCTTCCTCCCCCAGCCGGCCTTCCTCCCCCAGCCGGCCTTCCTCCCCCAGCCGGCCTTCCAGGCCCCGCAGGCGGCCTACGCCTCCACACCGCAGCCTTTTCAGACGCAGCCCGCCTACAGCCCCCAGCCGCActtctccctcgctccccaGGCGTCCTTTGGCGTCCAGACCCAGTTTGTGACGCAGGCCCCCTACCCGGCCAGGCCCTTTGCCTACGCCATGCGCGCGGAGACCCCGACGGTCCCGGACCCCCGGGACGGGGCAGCGTCGCGCTCCTCCACGCCATCGTCGGCCGGCCGCGAGCCCCCCGCCTCACCGGCCCCGCTCTTTGAGTCGCGCTGCAGCTCGCCGCTGCAGCTCAACCTGCTGAGCATGGAGGAGAGACAGCGCTCAGCGGAGCGGCCGAACGCAGGGCCGCCGGCCGGACCGGGGCCCCCCGTGTGCGGGGAGATGGGCGTGGCCCCCGCCGAGGACCTCCATCAG GAGGAGTCGCCTGAGGACGAGGCCCAGAGCGACGGGAACCTGACCTCCAGCGACCTGCTGGACCTCCTGCTGCAGGAGGACTCCCGCTCCGGGACCGGCTCGGCCAGCTCCGGCTCCATGGGCTCCGGGTCAGGGTCCGGGTCAGGCTCCCGGTCGGGGTTGGAGTCCGGGTCTGGCTCCCGGAGCTCCGGCTCCAGGAGCTCCGGCTCCAGGGGCTCTGGCTCGGGCTCCAGGTCGGGGGTGGGGTCCGGGTCAGGTTCGGGCTCCGGGTCCAACGGCTGCAGGACCTCAGCGAGCGGGGCATCCGGGAGCAGAACTG GAAGCCGCAACACTAGCAAGTACTTTGGCAGCGTGGACTCCCTGGGGCCCGACCCCAGGGTAAAGGCCAGGGCCAAGCTGCGGGGCGAGGCCGGCTCGGAGGCCGGCCGGCCCCTTGCTCCGGGGGACCGGGAGAGGCTGCAGGAACCCCTGTGGTTTCTGGGGGCCAATACTGGCGACCAGGTCATGATGACCTACCAGATGCCTTccag agacATCCAGAAGGTTCTGCGGGAGGACAAAGAGCGGCTGAGGCTGATGCAGAAGAGCCAGCCGTGCTTCTCGTCGGAGCAGTGgagggagctggtggaggaccacccctggatgaggagggggggcctgccctccaCCATCAATGTCAAG GAGTGTGTGTACTGTGAAGACGCAGCCACGCACCCTTCTGCCGAGGAAGACCACCCAGAAATGGACCTTGGGGACAGGGTAGAGGAGAAGGGCCGACAGGACCAGATACAGCAGCCCCACGAGGCCGGACCTCAGCCCGACTTAGGGTCATag